The following are encoded in a window of Sorex araneus isolate mSorAra2 chromosome 11, mSorAra2.pri, whole genome shotgun sequence genomic DNA:
- the LOC101555380 gene encoding pulmonary surfactant-associated protein A-like has translation MAPPSVAFALLLLAAPGILCDVKDSCSGSPGIPGTPGTHGQPGRDGRDGVKGDPGPPGPMGPPGGMPGPPGRDGLVGAPGCPGERGEKGEPGAMGPPGFPAYLDEELQSTLHEMRQQIMQSRGVLALQGLALEVGDKVFATNGQSVNFETIKESCAKAGGRIAVPRNSAENQAIASIVKKHNTYAYLGLEEGSEPGDFYSIDGTQVNYTNWYPGEPRGRGKEKCVEMYTDGKWNDKNCLQYRLTICEFPG, from the exons ATGGCGCCACCCTCTGTGGCTTTCGCCCTCCTCTTGCTGGCGGCTCCTGGCATCTTGTGTGATGTGAAGGATTCTtgttctggaagccctggcatccctggcacccctggcaCCCACGGCCAGCCAGgcagagatgggagagatggCGTCAAAGGGGACCCCGGCCCTCCAG GCCCCATGGGTCCCCCCGGAGGAATGCCAGGCCCCCCTGGGCGTGACGGGCTGGTGGGTGCTCCTGGCTGCCCTGGAGAGCGCGGAGAGAAGGGCGAGCCGGGCGCCATGGGCCCTCCAG GCTTCCCCGCTTACCTAGATGAGGAGTTACAATCCACACTCCACGAGATGCGACAACAAATCATGCAATCCAGAGGTG TCCTTGCTTTGCAGGGGTTGGCGCTGGAAGTGGGAGACAAGGTCTTCGCGACCAACGGACAGTCAGTCAATTTTGAAACCATTAAAGAATCCTGTGCCAAAGCAGGAGGCCGCATTGCCGTCCCCAGGAACTCCGCGGAGAATCAGGCCATTGCCAGCATTGTGAAGAAGCACAACACTTACGCCTACCTGGGCCTGGAGGAGGGCTCCGAGCCTGGCGACTTTTACTCCATCGATGGGACCCAAGTGAATTACACCAACTGGTAcccaggggagcccaggggccGGGGCAAAGAGAAATGTGTGGAGATGTACACAGATGGGAAATGGAATGACAAGAACTGCCTGCAGTACCGACTGACCATCTGTGAGTTTCCAGGATAG